A stretch of DNA from Streptomyces rubradiris:
CGTGGTCAGGACAGCTGGGACTGGACCTTGGAGGAGATCAGTTCCAGGTGGTCCAGGTCGCCGAGGTCCAGCACCTGGAGGTAGATCCGGCGGGAGCCGACCTCGGCGTACCGGCCGATCTTGTCGACGACCTCGGCCGGGGAGCCGGCCAGCCCGTTGGCCTTCAGTTCGTCCACCTCACGGCCGATCGCGGCGGCACGCCGGGCCACCTCACGGTCGTCCTTGCCGACGCACACGACGAGCGCGTTGGAGTACACCAGGTCGTCCGCGTCCCGGCCGGCCGCCACGGCGGCGGCCCGCACCCGGCCGAACTGCCGTTCGCTGTCCTCCACCGAGGCGAACGGGATGTTGAACTCGTCGGCGTACCGCGCGGCCAGCCGGGGCGTACGGGTCGCGCCGTGGCCGCCGATCAGTACGGGGATCTTCTTCTGGGCGGGCTTGGGCAGCGCCGGCGACCCGGTGAGGTCGTAGTACGTCCCGTGGAAGTCGAACGTCTTGCCGATCTCGGTCGCCCACAGCCCGGTGACGATCGCCAGCTGCTCCTCCAGCCGGGCGAACTTCTCCTTCGGGAACGGGATGCCGTACGCCTTGTGCTCCTCCTCGAACCAGCCCGCGCCGAGGCCGAGTTCGACCCGGCCGCCGGACATCTGGTCGACCTGGGCGACCTGGATGGCGAGCACGCCGGGCAGCCGGAAGGTGCCGGCCGTCATGAGCGTGCCGAGGCGGATGCGCTTGGTCTCGCGGGCCAGGCCGGCCAGTGTGATCCAGGCGTCCGTGGGGCCGGGCAGGCCGTCCACGTTGCCCATGCGCAGATAGTGGTCCGAGCGGAAGAAGGCATCGAACCCGAGGTCCTCGGTGGCCTTGGCCACGGCGAGCAGGGTGTCGTAGGTGGCCCCTTGCTGGGGCTCGGTGAAGATTCGCAGGTCCATACAACCTATCCTGCACGGCACCGCCCGAGCCGGCCGCACGGGTACCGCCCGGCGCGGCCGGGCCCGGTCGGGTGAAATGCGTCCGCCGGGGCGCGGCGCGCGAAACCCCCGCTGGTCCAGCAGGGGTTTCGCCGGGGGTTCCGTAGGGGTTTCGTCGGCCGAGACGCACTCGGGCTACTCGGCGGGGTGCTCCGCCGGCTACTCGGCGGGCTCGTTCGGCTCCGCGGGCTCGGCAGGCTCGGCAGGCTCGGCCGGCTCCGCGGGCTCGGCAGGTTCAGCCGGCTCCGCGGGCTCGGCCGGCTCCGCGGGCTCTGCGGGCTCGCCCGGCTCCTTCGGCTCAGCGGGCTCTGCGGGCTCGGCCGGCTCCGCCGGCTCGGCAGGCTCCGCGGGCTTCGCCGGCTCGGCAGGCTCCGCGGGCTTCGCCGGCTCGCCAGGCTTAGCCGGCTCGGCAGGCTTAGCCGGCTCGGCAGGCTTAGCCGGCTCCGCGGGCTTATCCGGCTTCTCGCCTTGAGTCGTGCCGGCCTCCTGGTTGACCGACCCGCCGATGATGCCTGTATTGATGACTTGGTTGATGTTGTTGGTGATCTGCTGCTGGATCTGCGTCACGACCGTCGTCGGCACCCCGAGGCTCTTCGCCTTCGCCTGTGCGGCCGCCATGCCCTGTGCCCTCGCCTGCTGCGGGGAGGCGCCCCGCTTGATGGCCGTTTGGGTCGCGCTCTTCGCAGCCGCCACGACAGCCGAGGTCTGCGCTGTACCGGCCGATTTACCCGTGCTCCCCGTGCAGGTTACGGAACCCACACGGAAGGTCCCTGTTCCCTTGACCGCCATCGGTCCGATACGCCCGTCGGAGGAAGAGCGCGCCGTCTCCCCGCCGGGTGTGACGGTGAATTTCTGGTTCGGGGCGAATCCACTGCCGGTCAGGGTTCCTCCCGCGACCCGGCAGGTCGGGTTCGGGGCGGCGGAGGCCGGTGCCACCGCGCCGACGACCGCTCCGCTGACCAGCGCGGCCACCGCGGCGGCGCTCAGCACTGATTTCCCTCGCATGAAGCTCTCCTCTGCTGGCGTTTCAATTCAGCGACAGAGACTTTTCGATGGACATAAGCACGCTAACTCCGCTCCTCCGATGACGCATCCAGAGTTGCGGGCACCGGCGAGGGGTAGGTATTCTTCGGGTTTCCTTCGAGGTGACAGAATGAACAAGGCGATACCACGCATCATTTCGGTTGCCGCAGCGACCCTTTTCTGTGTGGCCGCGAGTATTTCGGCGGCTCCGGAGAGTAAGGCCGCTCCCCCGGCGTCGCTCAAGTGCTACAAAACAATTCGTGACCCGCATTCGGTCGTGTGCTATCGAATGTCCTACAGGCCACTGTTCCAAGACGGCCGGATCAGCTTCGTCCCTTTCCTCGTCCAAGTGCCCGCACCCGCGAATCCGCCGGCGGTGACAACCGTCGGCGAACTTCCGTCGACCTGAGATCGATGGATTCGGCGGTCGAGGTGGCCCGCTAGAGCCGCTCACGTAACTGCCGGGTCGGCCATGGGCCCAGCTGAACCACACCGCCGTCCACGCCTCGGACCGTCAGCTGTCGGCCGAGTTCATCGCGCGATCCTGGGCCTTGAGGTCGGCGCGCCCTTCGGGCCGTTCCCGCCCGTCGACCTGGGCAACGGCGGCACGCTCGACTACTGCGAGAAGCGTGACGAGCCGATCCAGTCGCGGCACTACGCGTTCCTCGTGCCCGACGAGGAATTCGACACCATGATCGCCCGGCTGGAGACGGCCGGGGTCACCTACTACGCCGATCCGCGCCGCACCGAACCCGGCCGGATCAACCGTCTCTTCGGTGGTCGCGGTGCCTGCTTCGACGACCCGGACGGGCACAACATGGAGATCATGACCCGCCCGTACATACGGCCGTAGCGGGCGTCACGGCTCGCGCGGGGCGGCGGTCACACGCCGGACGGGCTGTCCTGGGCGTCCTCCGGCACCATCGCCGCCCGCGCCGCCAGTTTGCGCAACATCTCCAGCACACGGTCACGGGACTCGTCGGCCGCGTCGATCGCCTCCATGCACTGCCAGTACGTCGTCTCGTCCGCGGCGGCGCTGGCCATGCCCACCAGGGATATGCCGACCTCACCGAGCAGGCCGCCGAGGCAGAGCAGGGTCTCGCGGGCGTCGTCCAGCTCGGTGAGCCGGGCGGCGCGCAGGTCGCCGGGGTCGAGTTCGGGCGGGTCCAGGACGCCGCAGCCCCGGCCCGCCAGCTCCGTCAACCCCAGCGCCTCGCCGCGCAGTTCCGGCGGGCCGGAGACCGCGAGGCGGCTCCCGATCGCCTGGGCCAGGGCCTGCGCCTGCCACACCTCCGCCATCATCTCCCCGGCGTCGGCACCGGCTGCCAGCGCCCGCCTGCTCTCGAGGATGAGCCGTACCGCATCCATACGATGCCCCCGTCCGTCCGCCGCACCCCGTCGGCACGGCCTCCTGAACTCTGCTGTCCACTACCCAGAGTGAGGGTCGTCGAGGCGAAAAGCTAGAGGAAGACGGAAATTAGTGGACAACAATTCGGATCCGTCACGCGACTTGACTGCGGAGAGTAATAACGGAACTTACGAGTCCGCCTGTTGGTGCCCGTCTCCGGTGCCCGGAACCGGGAAGCGTTGCTCGTTGCGGTCGATCTTGGCGGCCAGCGCGGCCAGCGGATCGATGCCGAGGACCTCGCAGAACTGGAGCAGGTAGGCCAGCACATCGGCGACCTCGTCGCTGACCCGGTGCGCCGTGCCCGGGTCGTCCATCACCCGGGCGGACTCCTCAGGGGTGAGCCACTGGAAGATCTCGAC
This window harbors:
- a CDS encoding LLM class F420-dependent oxidoreductase; the encoded protein is MDLRIFTEPQQGATYDTLLAVAKATEDLGFDAFFRSDHYLRMGNVDGLPGPTDAWITLAGLARETKRIRLGTLMTAGTFRLPGVLAIQVAQVDQMSGGRVELGLGAGWFEEEHKAYGIPFPKEKFARLEEQLAIVTGLWATEIGKTFDFHGTYYDLTGSPALPKPAQKKIPVLIGGHGATRTPRLAARYADEFNIPFASVEDSERQFGRVRAAAVAAGRDADDLVYSNALVVCVGKDDREVARRAAAIGREVDELKANGLAGSPAEVVDKIGRYAEVGSRRIYLQVLDLGDLDHLELISSKVQSQLS
- a CDS encoding DUF6099 family protein, producing the protein MDAVRLILESRRALAAGADAGEMMAEVWQAQALAQAIGSRLAVSGPPELRGEALGLTELAGRGCGVLDPPELDPGDLRAARLTELDDARETLLCLGGLLGEVGISLVGMASAAADETTYWQCMEAIDAADESRDRVLEMLRKLAARAAMVPEDAQDSPSGV
- a CDS encoding nucleotide pyrophosphohydrolase, whose product is MGRRDPGRHSGTPERVTEHPDLAALQRRLAEFAAARNWQPYHTPKNLVAALSVEASELVEIFQWLTPEESARVMDDPGTAHRVSDEVADVLAYLLQFCEVLGIDPLAALAAKIDRNEQRFPVPGTGDGHQQADS